Proteins co-encoded in one Malus sylvestris chromosome 7, drMalSylv7.2, whole genome shotgun sequence genomic window:
- the LOC126628379 gene encoding bZIP transcription factor 17-like encodes MALPAEPHSGHNSTNHPDRTDFKFNSDMESLGIPPLDPEFFSSDNGMAAGAVPSDDPFMSDLGFGFGDDGNCEFELTFDDLDDLYLPSEAEDFLVPDGLDPSAAALNSGSPESGSSAISVSGDDKGALDISRFLNCPASSNECSENSDGPASSQGSGISEAVDSNSHSGNSDDEKVKVEDELAKNYLVKRKKESDEGNAESRSAKYRRSENNNNNNAASVNVSASANDEDDKRKARLIRNRESAQLSRQRKKHYVEELEDKVRAMHSTIADLNNRISYVIAENATLKQQLSSPPPPSHLGMHPHPPMPPMPYPWMPYSPYVVNPQGSQSLLVPIPRLKSQQPAAAPKSRKSDSKKSEGRTKKVASVSFLGLLFFILLFGGLVPMVNVNFSDVMDRGFGGSSYASDRFNGQYRGRLLNVHGHLNGSEEIIGSGTSGGKFDVSNKVRHEKGHHTRNGPKEQGSRATPGSDEFARLQNTSSEPLVASLYVPRNDKLVKIDGNLIIHSVLASEKAMASRGPFERKNSKEPGLAMAKDLVSALAIPKRGGNRGIHAPLYRNSAGPHKALTAGSTDVPKDQMKSTTADGKLQQWFREGLAGPMLSSGMCTEVFQFDVSAATSSGGIIPASSVSNASEHRQNTTELNRGRNRRILRGLPIPLPGSGHNVTEENVTGNQQNNTLPGNRSVSPMVVSVLVDPREAGDIDVDGMIKPKSLSRIFVVVLLDSVKYVTYSCVLPRSGPHLVTT; translated from the exons ATGGCACTGCCGGCGGAACCGCACTCCGGCCACAATTCGACTAATCATCCGGATCGTACCGATTTCAAATTCAATTCCGATATGGAGTCACTCGGGATCCCTCCTCTCGACCCTGAATTTTTCTCATCGGACAACGGGATGGCTGCCGGCGCTGTGCCCTCCGACGACCCATTCATGTCCGATCTCGGCTTTGGGTTCGGTGATGATGGAAATTGCGAGTTCGAGCTTACCTTCGACGACTTGGACGACCTCTACCTCCCGTCGGAGGCCGAGGACTTCCTCGTCCCCGACGGCTTAGATCCCAGCGCGGCAGCGTTGAATTCGGGGTCTCCTGAATCGGGTAGCTCCGCGATTTCGGTTTCCGGCGATGATAAGGGGGCTTTGGACATTTCCAGGTTTCTGAATTGTCCGGCCTCGTCAAATGAGTGTTCGGAGAATTCCGATGGGCCTGCGTCGTCTCAGGGCTCTGGGATTTCCGAGGCGGTGGACTCGAATTCACATTCGGGCAATTCGGATGATGAGAAGGTTAAGGTGGAGGACGAATTGGCAAAAAATTACCTTGTgaaaaggaagaaagagagCGACGAAGGCAACGCGGAGTCGCGAAGTGCCAAGTATCGGAGGTCggagaacaacaacaacaacaatgccGCTTCTGTGAATGTGAGTGCGAGTGCGAATGACGAGGACGACAAGAGGAAGGCGAGATTGATACGGAACAGAGAAAGTGCTCAGCTTTCTAGGCAGAGGAAAAAACATTATGTGGAGGAGCTTGAGGACAAGGTGAGGGCTATGCATTCAACTATTGCTGATTTGAACAATAGGATTTCTTATGTTATTGCCGAGAATGCTACTTTGAAGCAGCAATTGAGCAGTCCGCCACCGCCATCACATTTAGGGATGCACCCGCATCCTCCCATGCCACCGATGCCTTATCCATGGATGCCATATTCGCCCTATGTTGTGAACCCACAAGGGTCCCAGTCCCTTTTAGTACCCATTCCTAGATTGAAATCCCAGCAGCCAGCAGCTGCGCCCAAGTCCAGAAAGTCGGACAGTAAGAAGAGTGAGGGTAGAACTAAGAAGGTTGCTAGCGTTAGTTTTCTGGGTCTATTGTTTTTTATCTTGCTTTTTGGTGGGCTTGTTCCTATGGTGAATGTTAACTTTAGTGATGTAATGGACAGAGGTTTTGGTGGGTCTTCTTATGCTAGTGATAGGTTTAATGGTCAATACAGAGGGAGGCTTTTGAATGTTCATGGTCATTTGAACGGATCTGAAGAAATTATAGGTTCAGGAACATCCGGTGGGAAATTCGATGTCTCAAACAAAGTTCGTCATGAGAAGGGTCATCATACAAGGAATGGGCCGAAAGAACAAGGGTCACGAGCTACACCGGGTTCTGATGAATTTGCTCGTCTGCAAAATACTAGTAGTGAGCcacttgttgcttctttgtATGTTCCAAGAAATGATAAGCTTGTCAAGATTGATGGAAACTTGATTATACATTCGGTCCTGGCCAGTGAGAAAGCTATGGCTTCCCGTGGGCCTTTTGAAAGGAAGAATAGTAAAGAGCCTGGTTTGGCTATGGCTAAAGATTTGGTTTCAGCATTAGCTATTCCTAAACGGGGAGGGAACAGAGGGATTCATGCTCCCTTATACAGAAATTCTGCTGGACCACACAAGGCTCTTACAGCTGGTTCAACTGATGTTCCAAAAGATCAAATGAAGTCAACTACAGCTGATGGTAAACTGCAACAGTGGTTCCGTGAAGGTCTTGCAG GACCAATGTTGAGTTCTGGAATGTGCACTGAAGTGTTCCAGTTCGATGTCTCAGCTGCTACCTCTTCAGGAGGTATAATACCTGCATCTTCAGTTTCCAATGCTTCTGAACACCGTCAGAATACTACAGAGCTGAACAGGGGAAGGAATAGAAGGATCCTCCGTGGTCTCCCAATTCCCCTTCCTGGATCCGGTCATAACGTAACTGAAGAAAATGTGACGGGAAATCAACAG